The following coding sequences are from one Hymenobacter sp. DG25A window:
- a CDS encoding protein adenylyltransferase SelO, which yields MPQNDAHFDQVQFQNSFVEELSGEISTDTRPRQVLGYCYSQVKPTPVREPRLLAWSEELAAFLGLSRPPEQSPAVDALAGNLVTDTMKPFAARYGGHQFGNWAGQLGDGRAISLGELTARDGAAWEIQLKGAGPTPYSRRADGRAVLRSSVREFLCSEAMHALGVPTTRALSLVSTGDLVVRDMFYNGNPQPEPGAIVARVAPTFVRFGNFQLMTAANELDNLRALADYVIRRFYPELGEPSEAVYVRWFEEVCRRTAVMVAHWMSVGFVHGVMNTDNMSILGLTIDYGPYGWLEPYDTTWTPNTTDFSHHRYAFAQQPQVALWNLVQLGRALTPLVPAIESLNQALEHYRTTFTATRQEMMRRKLGLTTITQPEDNALLEDLYQALTTSEMDMTLFFRQLSHVAPALQTGMEDEEPLFIELIDKASYTPDPSAVHDSLLGWLRRYTQRLRQETASGEVIREGMLAANPKYVLRNYLAQQAIEAAEIGDLSKLNRLMQVLKTPFAEQPEHDELAAKRPEWARFKPGSATLSCSS from the coding sequence ATGCCGCAGAATGATGCTCACTTCGATCAGGTCCAATTTCAGAACTCCTTTGTGGAGGAGCTTTCTGGTGAAATCTCTACGGATACCAGGCCCCGGCAAGTGCTCGGTTACTGCTATTCGCAGGTAAAGCCAACCCCCGTGCGCGAGCCGCGCCTTCTGGCCTGGTCAGAGGAGTTGGCTGCCTTTTTAGGCTTAAGCCGACCACCAGAACAAAGTCCGGCAGTAGATGCTCTGGCCGGCAATCTGGTAACCGATACCATGAAGCCTTTTGCGGCGCGCTATGGCGGGCACCAGTTTGGCAACTGGGCCGGGCAGCTGGGCGACGGCCGGGCTATTTCCCTGGGTGAGCTCACTGCCCGGGATGGTGCTGCCTGGGAAATTCAGTTGAAAGGCGCCGGCCCCACACCTTACTCGCGCCGGGCCGATGGGCGGGCCGTTCTGCGCTCCTCTGTGCGGGAGTTTCTGTGCAGCGAGGCTATGCACGCGCTGGGTGTGCCTACCACACGGGCCCTAAGCCTGGTAAGCACCGGCGACCTGGTAGTGCGCGACATGTTTTACAACGGCAACCCCCAGCCCGAGCCGGGGGCCATTGTAGCCCGGGTGGCGCCTACGTTCGTGCGGTTTGGCAACTTTCAGCTCATGACGGCCGCTAATGAGCTGGATAACCTGCGTGCCCTCGCCGACTACGTCATCCGTCGCTTCTACCCGGAACTGGGTGAGCCATCGGAGGCGGTATATGTGCGGTGGTTTGAGGAAGTCTGCCGCCGCACGGCCGTTATGGTGGCGCACTGGATGTCCGTGGGCTTTGTGCATGGCGTGATGAACACGGATAACATGTCCATTCTGGGGCTCACCATTGACTATGGCCCCTACGGCTGGCTGGAGCCCTATGACACCACCTGGACGCCCAACACCACCGACTTCAGCCACCACCGCTACGCTTTTGCCCAGCAGCCCCAGGTGGCGCTTTGGAATCTGGTGCAGCTAGGCCGGGCTTTAACCCCTCTGGTGCCCGCTATTGAAAGTCTAAACCAGGCACTGGAGCATTATCGCACCACTTTCACGGCCACGCGACAGGAGATGATGCGCCGCAAGCTGGGCCTTACTACCATTACCCAGCCCGAGGACAATGCCCTGCTGGAAGATCTGTACCAGGCGCTGACTACTTCGGAAATGGACATGACGCTGTTCTTTCGCCAGCTTTCCCACGTAGCCCCAGCCTTACAGACCGGTATGGAGGATGAAGAGCCACTCTTCATTGAGCTTATTGACAAGGCCTCCTACACCCCCGATCCATCTGCAGTACATGACTCGCTATTAGGCTGGCTGCGGCGCTATACTCAGCGACTACGGCAGGAAACTGCCTCCGGAGAAGTTATCCGGGAAGGAATGCTGGCAGCAAACCCCAAGTATGTGCTGCGCAATTACTTGGCACAACAGGCCATTGAAGCCGCCGAGATAGGGGACTTATCGAAACTCAACCGGCTTATGCAAGTTCTGAAGACTCCCTTTGCAGAGCAGCCTGAGCACGACGAGCTGGCGGCTAAGCGGCCGGAGTGGGCGCGCTTCAAGCCCGGTAGTGCTACGCTCTCCTGCAGCTCCTAG
- a CDS encoding oxygenase MpaB family protein, with product MEHFVPQHSVVRAIWGKADTVLFIFAGAAAEFALNKAVDWLYFTGRLPADPLARLFSTVAYARQIVFAERAGAERAIDTIAAIHGAVEAKRGMAIPDWAYRDVLFMLIDYSIRSFEVLERSLTTTEKEDVFDVFTRVGQRMGIQELPATYSDWLIARQQHLAADLENSGFTVDLYQQYRRHLGPLRYWLLLQAQRLVVPPTVSQLLHLSSRSWLTPLLPLYHQAQHLRVGRWAKAALLPPAYKARILALDN from the coding sequence ATGGAACACTTTGTGCCCCAGCATTCAGTGGTGCGTGCCATCTGGGGGAAAGCCGATACCGTGCTATTCATTTTTGCGGGTGCGGCAGCCGAATTTGCCCTGAATAAGGCCGTAGATTGGCTGTACTTTACCGGGCGCCTGCCCGCCGACCCACTGGCCCGCTTGTTTTCTACCGTTGCCTATGCCCGGCAGATTGTGTTTGCCGAGCGCGCAGGTGCAGAACGGGCCATTGATACCATTGCAGCCATTCATGGCGCCGTGGAAGCCAAGCGCGGCATGGCCATCCCGGACTGGGCCTACCGGGACGTGTTGTTTATGCTGATTGACTATTCCATCCGCTCGTTTGAAGTGCTGGAACGCTCGCTGACAACGACAGAAAAAGAAGACGTTTTCGACGTATTCACCCGCGTGGGTCAGCGCATGGGCATCCAGGAGTTGCCGGCTACATATTCGGACTGGCTTATAGCCCGGCAGCAGCATCTGGCCGCCGACCTGGAAAACAGCGGCTTTACCGTAGACCTGTATCAGCAGTACCGGCGGCACCTGGGGCCCTTGCGGTACTGGCTTCTGCTCCAGGCGCAACGCCTGGTAGTGCCCCCTACGGTAAGCCAACTGCTCCACCTAAGTTCCCGCTCCTGGCTGACTCCTTTGCTGCCTTTGTACCACCAAGCGCAACACCTGCGGGTGGGCCGGTGGGCGAAAGCAGCCCTATTGCCACCCGCTTACAAAGCCCGGATCCTGGCCCTGGATAACTAG
- a CDS encoding HesB/IscA family protein has protein sequence MITVSDKAKEKIEHLIADAHLDPTFRLRASVAGGGCSGLSYKLDFDNEVKPMDQEFEDKGVRVVVDMKSFLYLAGTELNFSDGLNGKGFYFDNPNASRTCGCGESFSV, from the coding sequence ATGATTACTGTTTCAGATAAAGCCAAGGAAAAAATTGAGCATCTCATTGCTGATGCTCACCTTGACCCTACCTTCCGCCTGCGCGCTTCGGTGGCCGGTGGCGGCTGCTCTGGCCTCTCCTACAAGCTCGACTTCGATAACGAAGTAAAGCCCATGGACCAGGAGTTTGAAGACAAAGGCGTGCGCGTGGTGGTAGATATGAAAAGCTTTCTGTATCTGGCCGGCACTGAGCTTAACTTCTCCGACGGCTTGAATGGAAAAGGCTTTTACTTCGATAACCCCAATGCCTCCCGCACCTGCGGTTGCGGCGAGAGTTTCTCGGTATAA
- the iscU gene encoding Fe-S cluster assembly scaffold IscU, with protein sequence MAYSDKVIDHYSNPRNVGTLDKSKKNVGTGLVGAPECGDVMRLQIEVDETTNTITDAKFKTFGCGSAIASSSLATEWLKGKTVDEALAIDNMEIVEELALPPVKIHCSVLAEDAIKSAINDYRVKNGLPELEVAKSHH encoded by the coding sequence ATGGCTTATTCCGATAAAGTTATCGACCATTACAGCAACCCACGCAACGTAGGCACGCTGGACAAAAGCAAAAAGAACGTAGGTACCGGCCTGGTAGGCGCTCCTGAGTGCGGCGACGTAATGCGCCTGCAGATTGAGGTAGACGAAACCACCAACACCATCACCGACGCCAAATTCAAGACGTTCGGCTGTGGTTCGGCTATTGCTTCCTCTTCCCTGGCTACGGAGTGGCTGAAAGGCAAAACCGTGGACGAGGCCTTGGCCATCGACAACATGGAAATTGTGGAAGAGCTGGCCCTGCCGCCCGTAAAAATCCACTGCTCGGTACTGGCCGAAGATGCCATTAAGTCGGCTATCAACGACTACCGGGTAAAGAATGGTTTGCCTGAGCTGGAAGTAGCCAAGTCACACCATTAA